The following are encoded in a window of Thunnus albacares chromosome 9, fThuAlb1.1, whole genome shotgun sequence genomic DNA:
- the phb2b gene encoding prohibitin-2b isoform X1 — protein sequence MSYVLHILTGFTIGLPLRGSASAPEAGGVVPLFSLAANFSVKLLTGHLELQRFVQHLRDLAGRLSSSGGRGAGLGLKLLIGAGALAYGVKEATYTVEGGHRAIIFNRIGGMQMDTVLAEGLHFRVPWFQYPIVYDIRARPRKISSLTGSKDLQMVNIAVRVLSRPMASNLPTMYQQLGKDYDERVLPSIVNEVLKSVVAKFNASQLITQRAQVSLLVRRELFERAKDFNIILDDVAITELSFSSQYTAAVEAKQVAQQEAQRAQFYVEKAKQDQRQKIIQAEGEAEAAKMLGRAVTKNPGYLKLRRIRAAQNIAKTVASSQNKVYLNADSLVLNLQDQTMFDNLSLGRKK from the exons ccttgcagccaatttttctgtaaaactgttgacaggacacctcgaactaCAA CGTTTCGTCCAGCACCTGAGGGATCTGGCAGGTCGGTTATCTTCGTCCGGTGGCAGAGGGGCAGGATTGggactgaagctgctgattGGAGCCGGTGCTTTGGCATATGGCGTTAAAGAAGCCACctacacag tggAGGGTGGTCACAGAGCTATCATCTTCAACAGGATTGGAGGGATGCAGATGGACACTGTTCTGGCCGAGGGGCTGCATTTCAG GGTGCCATGGTTCCAATACCCTATCGTCTATGATATCAGAGCCAGACCCAGGAAGATCTCCTCTTTGACTGGCAGcaaag atcTGCAGATGGTCAACATAGCGGTGCGGGTATTGTCCAGACCCATGGCGTCCAACCTGCCAACCATGTACCAACAGCTAGGGAAGGACTACGATGAGAGAGTCCTGCCCTCCATTGTCAACGAGGTCCTCAAGTCAGTGGTAGCAAAGTTCAACGCCTCGCAGCTCATCACACAGAGAGCACAG GTGTCCCTGCTGGTCCGCAGGGAGTTGTTTGAGAGAGCCAAAGACTTCAACATCATCCTTGACGATGTAGCCATTACTGAGCTGAGCTTCAGCAGCCAGTACACTGCTGCTGTAGAGGCCAAGCAAGTTG cccAGCAAGAGGCCCAGAGAGCCCAGTTCTATGTGGAGAAAGCCAAACAAGATCAGAGGCAGAAGATCATCCAGGCTGAGGGAGAGGCTGAAGCTGCCAAAATG CTGGGCCGAGCAGTGACTAAGAACCCAGGCTACCTGAAGCTGAGAAGAATCAGAGCAGCACAGAACATCGCTAAGACG GTGGCATCATCTCAGAACAAGGTGTACCTTAATGCTGACAGTTTGGTCCTGAACCTACAAGACCAGACAATGTTTGACAA ctTGTCACTGGGCCGTAAGAAGTGa
- the phb2b gene encoding prohibitin-2b isoform X2 translates to MANKEPNRFVQHLRDLAGRLSSSGGRGAGLGLKLLIGAGALAYGVKEATYTVEGGHRAIIFNRIGGMQMDTVLAEGLHFRVPWFQYPIVYDIRARPRKISSLTGSKDLQMVNIAVRVLSRPMASNLPTMYQQLGKDYDERVLPSIVNEVLKSVVAKFNASQLITQRAQVSLLVRRELFERAKDFNIILDDVAITELSFSSQYTAAVEAKQVAQQEAQRAQFYVEKAKQDQRQKIIQAEGEAEAAKMLGRAVTKNPGYLKLRRIRAAQNIAKTVASSQNKVYLNADSLVLNLQDQTMFDNLSLGRKK, encoded by the exons CGTTTCGTCCAGCACCTGAGGGATCTGGCAGGTCGGTTATCTTCGTCCGGTGGCAGAGGGGCAGGATTGggactgaagctgctgattGGAGCCGGTGCTTTGGCATATGGCGTTAAAGAAGCCACctacacag tggAGGGTGGTCACAGAGCTATCATCTTCAACAGGATTGGAGGGATGCAGATGGACACTGTTCTGGCCGAGGGGCTGCATTTCAG GGTGCCATGGTTCCAATACCCTATCGTCTATGATATCAGAGCCAGACCCAGGAAGATCTCCTCTTTGACTGGCAGcaaag atcTGCAGATGGTCAACATAGCGGTGCGGGTATTGTCCAGACCCATGGCGTCCAACCTGCCAACCATGTACCAACAGCTAGGGAAGGACTACGATGAGAGAGTCCTGCCCTCCATTGTCAACGAGGTCCTCAAGTCAGTGGTAGCAAAGTTCAACGCCTCGCAGCTCATCACACAGAGAGCACAG GTGTCCCTGCTGGTCCGCAGGGAGTTGTTTGAGAGAGCCAAAGACTTCAACATCATCCTTGACGATGTAGCCATTACTGAGCTGAGCTTCAGCAGCCAGTACACTGCTGCTGTAGAGGCCAAGCAAGTTG cccAGCAAGAGGCCCAGAGAGCCCAGTTCTATGTGGAGAAAGCCAAACAAGATCAGAGGCAGAAGATCATCCAGGCTGAGGGAGAGGCTGAAGCTGCCAAAATG CTGGGCCGAGCAGTGACTAAGAACCCAGGCTACCTGAAGCTGAGAAGAATCAGAGCAGCACAGAACATCGCTAAGACG GTGGCATCATCTCAGAACAAGGTGTACCTTAATGCTGACAGTTTGGTCCTGAACCTACAAGACCAGACAATGTTTGACAA ctTGTCACTGGGCCGTAAGAAGTGa